A DNA window from Engystomops pustulosus chromosome 6, aEngPut4.maternal, whole genome shotgun sequence contains the following coding sequences:
- the LOC140134638 gene encoding FXYD domain-containing ion transport regulator 3-like yields MLRSSDLKMQDLCVTLFLMLASVPVLHASRGAAPERNPFTYDYESLKIAGLIVAGVLCAMGIIILISGKCRCKFNQKKEHRNRAQEQQLITPGSASRC; encoded by the exons aT GCTGCGATCATCTGATCTGAAGATGCAGGACCTCTGTGTGACTTTGTTTCTGATGCTGGCAT CTGTGCCTGTCCTCCATGCCTCCCGAGGAGCAGCACCAG agagaaaccctttcaCCTATG ATTATGAGTCTCTGAAGATCGCTGGACTCATTGTGGCTGGAGTGCTGTGTGCTATGGGGATCATCATTTTGATAA GTGGAAAATGCCGATGTAAATTCAACCAGAAGAAAGA ACACAGGAACAGGGCCCAAGAACAACAGCTTATTACTCCAG GGAGCGCCAGTCGCTGCTGA